The Streptococcus iniae genome contains the following window.
TTTTGGTATCATTTGCTCGTAGTGGCAATAGTCCAGAAAGTGTTGCTTCTGTTGACTTAGCCAGTCAACTTGTTACCAATTGTTACCATTTGACAATTACTTGTGCTAAAGAAGGTCAATTGGCTAAGAATGCAGTAAATGATGACCGTAATTTATTACTGTTAATGCCAAGCCGTTCAAATGATGCCGGCTTTGCTATGACGGGTAGTTTTTCTTGTATGATGCTAACAGCTTTGCTTATTTTTGATCAACAGTTTGATCTTAAAGAGAAACAAAGAATTCTGACACACATGCAAGTTATGGCTAATGATATCATTCAAAGAGAAGCCGAACTTAAAGCACTCACCGATTTAGATTTTGAACGCTTGGTTTATTTAGGTTCAGGTAGCTTAGCAGGGTTGACACGTGAAGCGCAACTAAAAATGTTAGAATTGACAGCTGGCAAAGTAGCGACTGTTTTTGATTCGTCAATGGGATTTAGACATGGTCCTAAATCATTTGTTAATGGGAAAACACTTGTGATTGACTTTGTTAATAATACTCCTTATGTTCGCCAATATGATCTTGATATTTTGGAAGAAGTTTATGCAGATGGAATTGCCTTGAAGACACTTGCAATTGGGCAAATTGGTGACATGAATTTTTCAGGTGATCGCTTTGACTTGATTTCAGACGTTTTGTTACCTGATGTTTACCTTGCTTTTCCAATGATTTTAACAGCTCAGGCACTTGCTTTATTAACATCTGTTAAGAATCATAATTTACCAGACACCCCATCAGCGTCAGGGACTGTAAACCGAGTTGTTAAAGGTGTTACGATTCACCCCTATCAAGCCTAAGGAGGATTTTATGTATCAATTAACAGAAGCTAAAAGAACATCACTAGAAAAACTGAGTTACAATGGCATCATTTCAGCACTTGCTTTTGACCAACGCGGTGCTTTAAAACGAATGATGGCTGCACATCAAGAAGGAGAGCCAACAGTACAACAAATGGAGGCTCTAAAAGTGCTGGTTTCTGAAGAGTTGACGCCTTACGCGTCATCAATCTTGTTGGATCCAGAGTTTGGTCTTCCTGCCACAAAGGTTCGTGATGAGGAGTCAGGTCTTCTTTTAGCCTATGAAAAAACTGGCTATGATGCCACAACAACAAGTCGCTTGCCAGACTGTTTAGTCGAATGGTCAGCAAAACGGCTCAAAGAAGCTGGAGCTGACGCTGTTAAATTCTTGCTTTACTATGATGTGGATGGTGACGCCTCTGTCAACTTACAAAAGCAAGCCTATATTGAACGCATTGGTTCAGAATGTGTGGCTGAGGATATTCCATTCTTCCTGGAAATCTTAACTTATGATGAAAAAATTGCTGATAACGCTAGTATTGCCTTTGCAAAAGTTAAAGCTCATAAGGTCAACGGAGCCATGAAAGTCTTCTCGGAGGAACGATTTGCTGTTGATGTCCTAAAAGTGGAAGTGCCAGTAAATATGCTGTATGTTGAGGGCTTCGCTGACGGTGAGGTTGTTTACACGCAAGAAGAAGCAGCGCAAGCTTTTAAAGAACAAGAAGAAGCGAGTCATTTGCCATACATCTATCTTAGTGCAGGTGTTTCAGCAGAAATGTTCCAAGAGACCTTAGTATTTGCTTGGGCATCAGGGGCGAAATTTAATGGGGTTTTATGTGGTCGTGCCACTTGGGCGGGGGCTGTTCCAGTTTATATTAGAGATGGTGAAAATGCTGCGCGTGAATGGTTGAGAAATCAAGGGTTTAAAAACATAGATGAACTCAATAAAGTGCTTGAAAAGACAGCTACTTCTTGGGAAAGTAAGGTATAAAAATAGCGTCTATGAAAAAACCATAAACGCAAGTAAGTGTTTAGTAACCAACTGAAGAGGTACTAAAAGTAAAAAATGCTAAAGATTTGTAGAGCTCACAATACTCAAGAACACGACCATTATTTCTTGCTTGAGTCACTTTAATTTGACGAACACATGGATTGTCATCACTAAGTCCTAGAAAGTTTTTTGCCTGATTAGGAACATGAGTTGTTAGATCAGTCGTTGACTGAAATTGTTCATCCATTAATTGAATTTCAAAATCTTTATAAAATCTCCTATAAAGAGATTGGTAGACATTCAAATCAGCATCAGGATTTAAAATGTAGTCATGTGGAATGTAAGAAATTTGATAGAGATAAGGTTGATCATTGAGTCGACGTGTTCTACAAATAGCATAGTACCATTGCGTTTGGTGTAAACCTAATTTTTTCAAATAGTAAGGGTCATTTCCTCTTGTTAGTGAGAGGACATTAACGACTTCACTTTGGAAAGATTGGGTATCTAGTGAAGCAAAGGCAACAATTTTCTCTTTTCTTGTACGAGAAATAAAAGTGCCAACACCTTGTTTGCGGGTGATATAACCTTCTTTTTCAAGTTCTTTCAGTGCACGAATAATGGTAATTGAACTGACTTGAAAAGTTTGGATAAGTTCTGCTTCCGTAAAAAAACGATCGCCTTTTTTGTAGTGTCCGGAGAGGATTTTATTTCTTAGATTATCTTTGATTTGTTGGTATTTAGGAATTTTACTAACCATCATACGAGTTCTCCTTGGCTAGATATATTAATCTAAAACCATTATATCAGAAAAGTAAATGAAACTGAAAAAAATGTCAAAAACATCTTGATATAACCACCATATAGTGTTAATATAAAAACAAAAGGAAGCGTTTACAGAATTTTTAATAAAGGAGTTTAAAATGACCTCTTTTGAAATAAAAGATGACTTTTATTTAAATAACAAACCTTTTAAAATTTTATCTGGAGCTATTCATTATTTTCGTTTAGCCCCGGGTTCTTGGTATAAATCGCTTTATAATCTGAAAGCTCTTGGTTTTAATACGGTTGAAACTTATGTTCCTTGGAATCTGCATGAACCTCAAAGAGGAAAATTTAATTTTGAGGGTTTAGCAGATTTAGAAAAATTCTTGGATTTAGCACAAGAAATGGGACTATATGCAATTGTTAGGCCAACTCCCTATATCTGTGCGGAGTGGGAGTTTGGTGGTTTACCAGCTTGGTTATTAAAAGAAAATGTCAGGGTAAGATCACATGATGCAAAGTATTTAGCTTTTGTTAAGGATTATTATCAAGTTTTGCTGCCTAAACTTGTTAAGAGACAAATTAGTCAGGGTGGCAATATCCTTATGTTTCAAGTTGAAAATGAATATGGTTCCTATGGTGAAGATAAACAATACCTTAAACAATTAATGCAAATGATGCGAGAATTTGGTATTTCTGTTCCTCTTTTTACCTCAGATGGCCCGTGGCAATCAGCTTTGCAAGCAGGAAGTTTGATTGATGAGGATGTTTTGGTGACTGGAAATTTTGGGTCACAATCAAAAGCTAATTTTTCCAATTTAAGAGCTTTCCTTGATGCGCACGACAAAAAGTGGCCACTCATGTGTATGGAATTTTGGGTTGGTTGGTTTAACCGTTGGAAAGAGCCTGTTATTAGACGAGACCCGAAAGAAATGGTAGATGCTATCATGGAAGTCTTGGAAGAAGGCAGCATCAACCTTTACATGTTTCATGGTGGAACAAACTTTGGCTTTATGAATGGTTCATCAGCCCGTTTACAAGAAGATTTGCCTCAGGTGACTTCTTATGATTACGATGCCATTTTAGATGAAGCGGGAAATCCAACGAAAAAGTATTTTCTGCTACAAGAAAGCCTGAAAAAAGCATTCCCTGATTTGGATTATAGTACCCCTTTATATAATGAAACGATTGAAATTAAAGATATTGCTTTATCAGAAAAAGTTAATTTGGTTAGCACTCTAGATGCAATTAGCCAGATGCATGAGGAATATTACCCCCAGAATATGGAGGAGCTCAATCAACAGACAGGTTATATTTTCTATCGCACCACTTTACCTAAGGACAGTCCTAAAGAATGTTTACGACTTATAGATGCTAGAGATCGTGCACAGGTCTTTTTAGATCATCACTTTGTGACAACACAATATCAATTTGAGATTGGTGAGGATATTTTTATAGAGCAAAACAGTGAAAAAAGTCAACTGGATGTTCTGGTGGAAAATATGGGACGCGTCTGCTATGGGCATAAACTAACATCAGTAACACAAAGAAAAGGTTTAGGTCGTGGCTTAATGGCAAATTTACATTTTGTTGGTGAATGGCAACACTACGCTTTACCTTTAGAATCAGTTGAAAACGTTGATTTTTCAGGAGACTATCAAGAGGGTCTACCAAGTTTTTATGCATTTGATTTTAATTGTGACATAATTGGCGATACTTATTTAGATTTAACTTCTTTTGGTAAAGGCGTTGCATTTATCAATAATATTAATCTTGGTCGCTTTTGGAATGTTGGACCTCACTTATCACTTTATATTCCGGCAGATTTCTTAACACAAGGAAAGAATAGAATTGTTATTTTTGAAACAGAAGGCATATGGTCTGACACACTTCATTTGGTAGAAAAACCTATCTTTAAAGAAATAATAGGAGAAAACTTATGACAATTATTGCTACTCGTATAGATGGCCGTTTGATTCACGGTCAAGTCGCAAACTTATGGACAACTAAATTGAACATCAGTCGAATTATGGTTATTGATGATTCAATTGTTACTAATGATCTTGAAAAAACAGCGTTGAAATTAGCAACACCAACGGGTGTCAAATTATCTATTCTAACTGTTGAAAAAGCAGCAAACAATATTTTAGAAGGTCGCTATGACTCACAAAGACTGATGATAGTTGCTAAAAAACCAAGTTATTTCCGCCGTTTAATTGAAGCAGGTGTCAGTCTTTTAGAATTAAATGTTGGAAACATGTCTCAATCATCAGAAACAAGAGCAGTAACACATTCTGTCAATGTTGTTGACAAAGATATTGAAGATTTCGATGCCATTAAAGCTAGTGGAACAAAGTTGATTGCCCAAATGGTACCCGGTGATTCACCAGCTGATTTTATGCCTTTATTAGATAAGGTCAGATAATTTTTTTGTAATTCATTTTTCATATATATTTAAGGAGGAAACATCATGATTCAATGGTGGCAAATTTTACTACTGACCATGTATTCAGCTTATCAAATTCTTGATGAGTTGACGATCAATACGTCAGCTGGATCCCCTGTATTTGCAGGGTTTATTACAGGTCTTGTTATGGGTGATCTTAAAACAGGACTTCTCATCGGAGGAAGTTTACAATTAATGGTACTTGGTGTAGGTACTTTTGGTGGAGCTTCTCGTATTGATGCCACTTCTGGTGCTGTTCTTGCCACAGCCTTCTCTGTAGCACAAGGGTTAAATCCAGAAAAGAGGCTGGGCAAAAAGTAGCTTCAAATAAAACCACGCAGAGATTTCAGTCTTGAAAACAATCAAGATGAAAAAATCACTGTGTGGTTTTTGAGTATTTGAAGTTTTAGAGTCGAGATTCTTAGCTAATTTCGTGAGATTCATACTCATGAAGAGGAATCCAACCTCCGTTTGGACGGCTTGATTGCCTCTGACATGGACTCTACGCACGCCAAAAACACTCTTCAATCGGCCAAAAACGGGTTCGACATCGATTTTCCGTTTGGCATAGATTCGAGAGCCATCTTCGCTATGTAATTCTTCCTTTATGAGTTCTTTAAAGTAATTCCAAGTTGGATTGTAATGGATCTGTTTCTGGCGACCACTTTCTGTTTTGGAAAGTTTTTCCAACTCTTCCGTGCTTTGTATTTTTTCTGCCTCATAAATCTTGAAATCCCGTTCAAAGCCATACTTATCTTTTCTACGAGAGTAATATTTAAAGGAATAAACAACACCATCTGGTTTAATGAATTGGTCTGTTTCTTCAAGGTAGTCCCAATTATTTGGATTAGTAGGACTGTTTTTATATTTCTTAGTCAATTCCTTCTGGTACATGCCATAGGGAATCAGAGGAGATTTCTCCAACTCATCAATGATAAAACTATAATTCTCCTCACTGCCATAACCGGCATCGGCGACAATATTTTGGAAGAGGTCCAGAGTTTGAATGGATTGGAGAAATGGTTTCAGGGTTCGGGTGTCCGTTGGATTTGGAAATATATCATATGCAAGAACATATTGACCATTGGTGGCAGCTTGAACATTATAGCCAGGTTTGAGCTGGCCATTCATCATGTGGTCCTCTTTCATTCGCATAAAAGTGGCATCGTGGTCCGTTTTGGAGAAAGAGTTACGCTCTTCTAGAATCTCTCTAGCCTCCTCATAGCGTTGCTTACGAGGGAGATAATCCTTTCTCAACTGGTTGCGCAGTTTCTTAATACGACGTCGCTTTTGTTTATTGGCAGAACCTCCCTTGATAACTTTTGGTTCCTCAGAAATTGATTTCTCAACTTCCGCCAAGGCCTGTTCAGTGTCTTCTAAAAGGCGCACTAACCCCTCGCTGGTTTCGCATTCTTCTTTAGACAGAGCTAGGTTTACCCCCTCTTGAACCAGCTGGTCATAGAGTTCTGAGATTTTTCCGTTTAGTGCCTCTTCGTATTTATCAACAGCTCTTTTCCAAGTGAAAGAGTAGAGATTAGCATCAGCTTCTAGCTTGGTGCCATCGATAAAGAGAGCATCATCTTCAATCATGCCATTCTCACGCATGAGGAGGGTGAAATAAATAAAGGCGGTCTTAATTAGGTTATTGGCATGTTTACTAGAACGAAAATTATTGATGGTTTTATAGCTAACGTAGGTGTCCTGGCTCAACCATTTCATGGGAATGACTTCTTCATTCATCTGAACTATTTTGCGACCAGAAAAGACCTGGCGGGCATAGGCGAAGAGCGTCATCTTCAAAAGCATGGCAGGATGAAAGGCAGGACGACCAGTGTGAGACGTCTCTTCAAGCAAAATATGATTTGGAATACTGTCCACAAAGAGACTGATTAATCTAACCTCATGATTCATTGGAATATCGTAGGCAAGATTTAATTCCAAACTGAGTTGATTTGTGTTATACTCTTTATACATAGTCATGGCTTTCTAGTTGTTTTGTCGTTATTATAATTATAAACCATGACATAGGAAAACGAGCATCTCCAACTGCGGAAATGCTCGTTTTTTCTATTCTGAAGCTACTTTTTGCCCAGCCTCGTTCCTGTAGCAGCGCTGTTGGTATATACGGACATTCTTGGCCGTTTCTCAACCACTTACTTTGCTCACCGTATTGATCGTCATGTTGATAATTTTGACTACAAAGCTATTGAGCGTAATTACTTATTAGGAGCAGTTCCTTGGGCGCTTTCTCGTGCGCTTCCAGTATTTTTAGCCCTTGCTTTTGGTGCAGGATTGGTTGAAAGTCTTAATGCAGCCGTTGACTCAGTTCCTTGGATTGCAAGTGGTTTAACACTTGCAGGGAAAATGCTTCCTGGACTTGGGTTTGCCATTTTACTTCATTATTTGCCAGTAAAACGCAATATCCACTATTTAGCTCTTGGATTTGGTTTAACAGCGATGCTTACTGTTGTTTATGGTAACTTACAAACAGTAGGTGGAGCTCTTGCAGGAGTTGTAAAAGGATTTGATGCAACACCATTTAAAGGCTTGCCAATGATTGGTATTGCAATTATTGGAGCAGCCCTTGCGACCTTACACTATAAAAATAGCCAAAATGTAACAGTTATTGAGAAAAAACCAGAAGTCTCAGAAAGCGGGGAAATTGAAGATGACGAAATCTAATTATAAATTAACCAAAGAAGATTTTAATCAAATCAATAAACGTAGTATCTTGACTTTCCAGTGGGGTTGGAATTATGAGCGTATGCAAGGCTCAAGTTACCTTTATATCATTTTGCCACAACTTCGAAAAATGTATGGAGATGGCACACCAGAATTAAAGGAAATGATGAAGACCCATACGCAATTTTTCAATACATCGAATTTCTTCCATACAATCATTACAGGGATTGACTTAGCGCTTGAAGAAAATGAAGGTTTAGAAGCTAAAGATGCCGTAAATGGTGTTAAGACTGGTTTGATGGGGCCATTTGCCCCAATTGGAGATTCCTTATTTGCCTCACTTGTTCCAGCAATTATGGGATCAATTGCCGCTGGAATGGCTAAAAATGGGAATCCGACGGGGATTTTCATGTGGGTAGCAGCAACTTGTGCTATTAATATTTTCCGCTGGAAACAATTAGAAATTGCCTACAGAGAAGGCACAAAACTTGTGACAACAATGCGTGATAAATTATCTGCACTGGTTGATGCAGCATCTGTTATGGGTGTTTTCATGGTTGGTGCTTTGATTGCCACAATGATTAACTTTAAGTTTATTGCCATGCCAAATGTTGGTGGTAAAGTTATTAATATTCAAGATTTGTTCGATCAAATTTTCCCACGTTTGGTACCAGCCCTCTTTACAGCAGCAATTTTTTGGTTGCTTGGACGTAAAGGCATGACATCAACAAAAGCAATTTTGATTATTATTGTCTTTGCACTTGCCATGTCATTCTTTGGTATTTTAGGTGTTTAACATGGGAAAAAAATTAATCTTAGTTAGCCATGGAGATTTCTGTCATGAATTGAAAAAAAGCACAGAAATGATTATGGGCCCACAAGAAGACATTATTTCAGTTGGTTTATTACCTTCTGAGGGGGCTGATGACTTTAAGGTAAAATTTTTAGAAGCTATTGATGGTTTAGAGGATTTTACAGTTTTTGCAGATTTAATGGGTGGCACTCCATGCAATGTTGTTTCACGATTGATTTTAGAGGGAGCTCACTTTGATCTCTACGCAGGAATGAACATGCCGATGGTGATTGGATTTTTAAATAGCCAACTTTTAGGAGAAGCCGTTGATTACAAAGAGTTTGCTATTGAAAATACCCATAAAGTCAATGATTTACTGATGGCTTTTGCTGATGACGATGAGGACTGATATTTCTTGTGAGCAAGAGTAATTAAATCATTTAAAAGGATTTAGATTTCTTAGAACTAAATCCTTTTCATTTGGCTTAGAGTTCCTTGTTGGTAAAGTAATTAATAGAGCTTTTAGACTGACTTTAGCAATTGTTAATAGACAATAGAAAACTCTTTTAAAAGGCGAATAAGCAAAATCAATTACTAGTCTTGCTTGACTGGGAAAAGCACTCAGTAGGACATTACAGAGCGCTTTTTTTATTACTGTTTTAGAACCCTGTCCATCGTTACCCAACTAGCTCGTGAGCCTATTTGGATATAAAGTCCTCTACTAGGCAAATCAACTTGTAGAACCTTGTAAGTTCCAGGGATGGTAAAATAGTTATCTGGACTTAAGATTTGATTCGCTTCTTTTTGTCCACTAGCGTTAGTTTTATCAACAGGACCTGGATCAATCCAGTTGAGTTGACTAGGTTGACCACCAGCTAAATCAGCACTGGAAACAAGATTTCCATGAATCTGAGTGACTTTAAATGTTCCTTGGAAGGATACGGTATCGCCAACCTTGAAAATTCTTTCTGACTTAGGTGTTTCAGGAGACTCACTTTTTCTTTCTTCCATTTTGACAACAGGAATGTAGCGACGGTTGCCACTAAAACCAATATATGAGATCCATTGGTAGCCATCTGCAACCATAGTTTGATCGTAATGAACGTACTGTCCAGCACTATAAGAAGTTAATGTCAGACTTTGAAAACGAGCTTCTTCTTTGACAGGACTCATTGCCTTAAAGTAATAAGTCCCCTTATTGGGGAGAAGTTTGGTACTTTCAGCTAATATGTGGTTAGAAGATGGGATGGTAGATTGCTCAGTCGTTATGTCTTTAAAGTGAATAAAGCCACTTACCTGCTGACGATGAATTTGTCGGCGGTGGTATTTTTCAGGCCCTTGACCAGCATTGTAATTGTATTCTTCAAGGGTTACATAGTCTCCTGAAACTTCAGCTACCCAAGCCACATGTCCATAGTCGCGATGTGAGTAATTGACACCTTTGTCAAACCAGGCTACGGCGCCAACTTGGGGAATTTGATTAACCAAGAAGCCTTGAGCTTTGGCTATATGTCCCCAACTGTCAGCATTGCCATATCCAGCAGGTAAATTAAAGCCATTAGTTGTACTTAGGCGAAAAGCAACAAAGGACGTGCATTGTCGCAAGTACATGCCCCAAGAATCAGCTCCCCAGCCTTTTTGCCATTTATGAGGATAATTATCTCCTAAAACAGCAGCTTTTACAGTTTTGGAAAAGGCAAGTGATTTGTTAGTTAGCGGCAGCGTCTGTATTCCCCAGAGACTGGTTAGTACTAGAGTTAGTGATAAGACTTGTTTGAGTGTTTTCATTTGTTTCCTCCTCTATCTAACTAATTCGAAGAAGAGATTTGAAAACAGACAAAAAAGTCAGAAGTTGTAAAAAAAACAGTTTTTGCTATTTTACGGAAGTATAAAAACCCACCCTTAGGGGGCAGGTTTAAATCCTAATGATTATTCTAATTGACTACTTGTAAGTTTTTTTTATTTAGCTGTTATACTAATTTTGTTTGGATGAAGAAAGCATTATCATTAATGAGGAAATAAAAACAAACCAAGTAAAGGAAAGTAACCCTCTTAAGTCAAAGTAAACTAGTAGACTGAAAATAATAGTAAAAAAGAGACAAAGGTAGAAAATTTTCTTGGTATCATTGGTTATTTGCATTGGCATTTCCTCATTTCTTATTTTAAATACTTACTTGGAACAACATGATAACAAACTTTGGAAACTTAGTAAATAGCAAAAATGTCAGGTTTAAAGATTAAGGCACATTAACCGTGTAAACTAATTCGACTCCTGGAACATAGACGACAGCAAGAGTTGTTGATTTCTGGCTTTCTACGGCAGTTTTTACAGACCATCCAATTGCTCCAGAGATGACAGCAACAAGTCCTGCTGTAACGGGATTAGCAGCAAATTGTTTTAAATGCCAACCAGCGTAACCAGCAGCAAAGGTTCCAGCAGCCCAACCGGACATTCCACGAACGGTTGGTCCTAAGTTGAAACGTATCCCAACTGGTCCTCTAAAATAAGTGTTTGGAAGTTCTTTAACAGCTTCAAAAAGCAAATTAGCATCTTCTTGAGAAATATTAAGCACTTGTGATAGTTCTGCCGCATTTCCCCTTAGACCAACGGATCCATTATCTTGCACATAGAAATAGTTCTCAAGGCGTTGTGCATTGTCTTGCATGCCTTTGTCAATCTTAGGTTTTGTGATATTACCATTACTATCAGAAATAACGATTTTTTTGTCATTTTCAACACTACTTTGATTAATCGGAGTCTTGTGTTCAGCTAATACAGCTGGGATTGGCGTATTGACTAACATGGATGATAGCAGTAATGTTGATGTCAATTTAATAATTTTGTTCATATTATAAATATCCTTTCTTTGTTTTAATAAAATAGACGAGAAGCCCTCTAACACAGTATTGTTTCCGCTATTTAATGTTCTCCTTTCTTGTTAGGTGCTCTGATAAGATGTAGACCTCCTTATCTCATTATTCGAAAAAGAAGCCAAATTTCTTGTCAAAAAAATATTTTTTCTATCAAAAAATCAAAAAACATTAGAAATTCCAGGAACCTTAGACTATAAAAAATTTAAAAATCATCTAAAAAACGGATAAAAAAATAGACTCTTAGTAAAAATCCTAACCCCACTTCCATTAATATGGTAAAATGGAACTAAGATAGAAACATAAAATGAAGTGGGAAAATTGAAGAAGGATGAAAAGTTGATGATAAAAATAATTGTTCATGCTTTTATCGAAGATAGGAAGCTAGGCATTTTTGAAGTTTTATATGCTTCAGAAGATGATAGTTTGATTGCTGAAAAAATGGCTGAATATAAAGAGGAATTCAGTCAAGATTATTTAGCAGTATATGATTTACCTTTAGATACAGACTTAAATCATTTATCTCATTACCCTTCAGTTGCTATTGGAAAAGAAGAATTTGAATAGGGTGTAAATACTTTGCCTATTCTTTACAAATTTAAGTTCATAAACTTAAGGTGAAAAAGAAAGGAGCGAGGGTGTTCCGGATATTTGAACTCGGACTAAAAGCTTCAGAAAAAGATAAACTGCCTTGTGTGCAAGCACACTGCGTTAGTTTCCTGTTTTTCTTTTGCTTTTGACGCCCTCTGTATCATAAAATATGCTTGATCGTTACTCACGCCCTGAGATGGCGAACATTTGGAGTGAAGAAAATAAATACCGTGCTTGGTTAGAGGTTGAGATTTTGGCCGATGAAGCTTGGGCGGAATTGGGTGAGATTCCTAAAGAGGATGTGGCTAAGATTCGTGCCAATGCTGATTTTGATGTGGATCGTATTCTTGAGATTGAAAAAGAAACCCGTCATGATGTAGTGGCTTTTACTCGTGCGGTTTCAGAAACTCTTGGTGAAGAGCGCAAGTGGGTTCACTACGGCTTGACCTCAACGGATATTGTTGATACGGCTTACGGTTACCTTTACAAACAAGCCAACGACATTATTCGTCGTGACCTTGAAAACTTCACAAACATCGTGGCTGAAAAAGCCAAAGAACACAAAATGACTATCATGATGGGTCGTACTCACGGTGTTCATGCGGAGCCTACAACCTTTGGTCTTAAATTAGCCACTTGGTACAGCGAAATGAAACGTAACCAAGAGCGTTTTGAGCATGCTGCGGCTGGTATTGAGGCTGGGAAAATCTCTGGCGCGGTAGGTAATTTTGCTAATATCCCACCATTTGTGGAAGAGTATGTTTGCGACAAACTTGGCATCCGCCCGCAAGAAATTTCGACTCAGGTCTTACCACGTGACCTACATGCAGAATATTTTGCAGTGCTTGCTAACATCGCAACATCTATCGAACGTATGGCAACTGAGATTCGTGGCTTGCAAAAATCAGAACAACGCGAAGTGGAAGAGTTCTTTGCTAAAGGGCAAAAAGGGAGCTCTGCTATGCCACACAAACGTAATCCAATTGGTTCAGAGAACATGACAGGCCTTGCGCGTGTGGTTCGTGGACACATGGTGACGGCTTTTGAAAACGTTGCTTTGTGGCATGAACGTGATATTTCACATTCATCAGCAGAACGTATTATTACACCAGACACTACTATTTTAATCAACTACATGCTTAACCGATTCGGTAATATCGTTAAAAACTTAACAGTTTTCCCTGACAATATGTTGCGTAATATGAATTCAACCTTTGGGTTAATTTACAGCCAACGTGTCATGTTAACCCTCATTGAAAAAGGTATGACACGCGAAGAAGCTTACGACTTGGTGCAACCTAAAACAGCTTTCTCGTGGGATAATCAAGTGGATTTCAAACCCCTCTTAGAAGCAGATGAAGCTGTAACGTCACGTTTAACACAAGATGAAATTGATGAACTTTTTAATCCTGTTTACTACACCAAACGTGTAGATGATATTTTCAGGCGTTTAGGCTTGTAATGAAAAGGCTATCAAGCCTTTTTTTCTTGCAAAAAAACATTTTTATAATATAATGAAAATAAGATTAATTAAAAATGTCAATAAGTGA
Protein-coding sequences here:
- a CDS encoding CHAP domain-containing protein, whose translation is MKTLKQVLSLTLVLTSLWGIQTLPLTNKSLAFSKTVKAAVLGDNYPHKWQKGWGADSWGMYLRQCTSFVAFRLSTTNGFNLPAGYGNADSWGHIAKAQGFLVNQIPQVGAVAWFDKGVNYSHRDYGHVAWVAEVSGDYVTLEEYNYNAGQGPEKYHRRQIHRQQVSGFIHFKDITTEQSTIPSSNHILAESTKLLPNKGTYYFKAMSPVKEEARFQSLTLTSYSAGQYVHYDQTMVADGYQWISYIGFSGNRRYIPVVKMEERKSESPETPKSERIFKVGDTVSFQGTFKVTQIHGNLVSSADLAGGQPSQLNWIDPGPVDKTNASGQKEANQILSPDNYFTIPGTYKVLQVDLPSRGLYIQIGSRASWVTMDRVLKQ
- the purB gene encoding adenylosuccinate lyase, which produces MLDRYSRPEMANIWSEENKYRAWLEVEILADEAWAELGEIPKEDVAKIRANADFDVDRILEIEKETRHDVVAFTRAVSETLGEERKWVHYGLTSTDIVDTAYGYLYKQANDIIRRDLENFTNIVAEKAKEHKMTIMMGRTHGVHAEPTTFGLKLATWYSEMKRNQERFEHAAAGIEAGKISGAVGNFANIPPFVEEYVCDKLGIRPQEISTQVLPRDLHAEYFAVLANIATSIERMATEIRGLQKSEQREVEEFFAKGQKGSSAMPHKRNPIGSENMTGLARVVRGHMVTAFENVALWHERDISHSSAERIITPDTTILINYMLNRFGNIVKNLTVFPDNMLRNMNSTFGLIYSQRVMLTLIEKGMTREEAYDLVQPKTAFSWDNQVDFKPLLEADEAVTSRLTQDEIDELFNPVYYTKRVDDIFRRLGL